A genome region from Macaca nemestrina isolate mMacNem1 chromosome 15, mMacNem.hap1, whole genome shotgun sequence includes the following:
- the LOC105487224 gene encoding dual specificity protein phosphatase 18 isoform X1, translated as MTAPSCAFPVQFRQPSVSGLSQITKSLYISNGVAANNKLMLSSNQITMVINVSVEVVNTLYEDIQYMQVPVADAPNSRLCDFFDPIADHIHSVEMKQGRTLLHCAAGVSRSAALCLAYLMKYHAMSLLDAHTWTKSCRPIIRPNSGFWEQLIHYEFQLFGKNTVHMVSSPMGMIPDIYEKEVRLMIPL; from the coding sequence ATGACAGCACCCTCGTGTGCCTTCCCAGTTCAGTTCCGGCAGCCCTCAGTCAGTGGCCTCTCGCAGATAACCAAGAGCCTGTATATCAGCAATGGTGTGGCCGCCAACAACAAGCTCATGCTGTCTAGCAACCAGATCACCATGGTCATCAATGTCTCAGTGGAGGTAGTGAACACCTTGTATGAGGATATCCAGTACATGCAGGTACCTGTAGCTGATGCCCCTAACTCACGTCTCTGTGACTTCTTTGACCCTATTGCTGACCATATCCACAGCGTGGAGATGAAGCAGGGCCGTACTTTGCTGCACTGCGCTGCTGGTGTGAGCCGCTCAGCCGCCCTGTGCCTCGCCTACCTCATGAAGTACCACGCCATGTCCCTGCTGGACGCCCACACGTGGACCAAGTCGTGCCGGCCCATCATCCGACCCAACAGCGGCTTTTGGGAGCAGCTCATCCACTATGAGTTTCAGTTGTTTGGCAAGAACACCGTGCACATGGTCAGTTCCCCAATGGGAATGATCCCTGACATCTATGAGAAGGAAGTCCGTTTGATGATTCCACTGTGA
- the LOC105487224 gene encoding dual specificity protein phosphatase 18 isoform X2, with protein MTAPSCAFPVQFRQPSVSGLSQITKSLYISNGVAANNKLMLSSNQITMVINVSVERGDEAGPYFAALRCWCEPLSRPVPRLPHEVPRHVPAGRPHVDQVVPAHHPTQQRLLGAAHPL; from the exons ATGACAGCACCCTCGTGTGCCTTCCCAGTTCAGTTCCGGCAGCCCTCAGTCAGTGGCCTCTCGCAGATAACCAAGAGCCTGTATATCAGCAATGGTGTGGCCGCCAACAACAAGCTCATGCTGTCTAGCAACCAGATCACCATGGTCATCAATGTCTCAGTGGAG CGTGGAGATGAAGCAGGGCCGTACTTTGCTGCACTGCGCTGCTGGTGTGAGCCGCTCAGCCGCCCTGTGCCTCGCCTACCTCATGAAGTACCACGCCATGTCCCTGCTGGACGCCCACACGTGGACCAAGTCGTGCCGGCCCATCATCCGACCCAACAGCGGCTTTTGGGAGCAGCTCATCCACTATGA